The Saprospiraceae bacterium genome includes the window AATGATACACAAAACGATCTACCCTTCCCCCAATCCCCTTGTCTTCCTGAAAAAGGTCCTTAAACATGTAAGTCACGAAATCAGCTTGTAACTGCATGAAAAGTAGCATGATGCGTTTGGGTTCATAGGCTTCCCGTTTCCAAAGCCGCTTCGTATGGCTATTTTGCAGACTAAGATCGTAAACCGTGCTGATGTCTTCTTTGATCAAATCCCAGTTTTCCTGGAAAATACGCTGAGACTCCCAGATATGGAGGTGGCGGTCTGCATTAGGTCCTCGGAGGAATTGCTTGTATTTTTCGAAATCAGCTTTGATAAGGTTCAATTGCATAATAGCCAATGGTTGTTTTCATTAATGGGGGTCGAAAGTCGAAAGTCGGAAGTCGAGGGCGGAAAGCAGCAACAGACCAAACAAACCCCTAGCCATTTCCAATCCCATCGGGATTCAATATTGGTAGAGCCAGCATGAAGTCGGAAGTCGGAAGTCGAGGGCAGAAAGCAGCAACAGACCAAACAACCCCCTAGCCATTTCCAATCCCATCGGGATTCAACATTGGTAGCGCCAGCATGAAGCTGGAAGTCGAAAGTCGAGGGCGGAAAGCAGCAACAGGCCAAACAAACCCCTAGCCATTTCCAATCCCATCGGGATTCAACATTGGTAGCGCCAGCATGAAGTCGAAAGTCGGAAGTCGAGGGCAGAAAGCAGCAACAGGCCAAACAAACCCCTAGCCATTTCCAATCCCATCGGGATTCAATATTGGTAGCGCCAGCATGAAGTCGAAAGTCTGAAGTCGAGGGCAGAAAGCAGCAACAGACCAAACAAACCCCTAGCCATTTCCAATCCCATCGGGATTCAATATTGGTAGAGCCAGCATGAAGTCGAAAGTCGAAAGTCGGAAGTCTGGAGGTCACGTGCTCGCATTTTAATTATAATTTTCCTGCCTTCGGTAGGCAGGGATTTTGATTGCCATTCCCCTTGCCATAGCCAGCGCTATCACCCCCACGACCTAGCCGTCATTTTGATTTTAATTACCATTTTGATTTTGATTAATATTGCATTTGTCATTGCCTAAGGTGCCGGATTCGGATTTCCCTCATGCACCTCTTCAATGGCCTTCAAGGTATCATTAGAAAGGGTAATGTTGATGCTTGCAATATTTTCTTTTAGTTGGGTCATATTTGTTGCGCCGATGATGTTGCTGGTCAAAAAGGCTTGTTGGTTCACAAAAGCAAGTGACATTTGGGCGAGGCTTAGGCCATTGTCTTCCGCAATTTTCAGGTAAGCTTCGGTTGCTTTGAGTGCATTTTCCCGATTGTAGCGCGACATGACTTTAAATTGGTTGAGTCGGGAATTGGGTTCATCTGTTCCTTTGATGTACTTGCCCGAGAGTCGACCAAAGGCCATGGGCGAATAAGCTAGTAAACCAACCTGTTCGCGAATGGCCATTTCGGCGAGGCCGGTCTCGAAGGTGCGATTAAGTAGGCTATAAGGGTTTTGGATACTTCTAATTCGAGGAAGGTCATATTGGTCTGCCTGACGCAGAAAATTCATCACCCCCCAGGGCGTTTCATTAGAAACGCCAAAGTGTCGAATTTTACCTTGTGTTACCAGGTCTTGCATTACTTCGAGGATATCCTGGAAATTATCTTCCCAAGGATCACTTTCACTAAACTTAAACCCACGTTTTCCGAAAAAATTAGTTCTTCTTTCCGGCCAATGCAATTGGTAGAGGTCCACATAATCGGTCTGCAAGCGTTGCAGGCTCTGTTCAATAGCCGTTGTAATTTGTTCCCGATTAAAGCGAAGGGGATTGCGGATATAGGTCAGGCCGTCAGAAGGGCCGGTCACCTTGGTTGCCAGGATATATTGGCTTCTATTTTTGCGACTTTTGATCCAGGTACCAATGATACGTTCTGTATTGCCTTGGTTATTTTTGTTGCTAGGCACTGCGTATAACTCGGCAGTATCAATAAAATTGATGCCTTGCTCCAGGGCATAGTCCAATTGTTCATGACCTTCTGCTTCGGTGTTTTGTTCCCCGAAAGTCATGGTTCCGAGGCAAATTTTACTCACTTTAAGGTCTGTATTTCCAAGGGTAGTGTATAGCATAATCATTAATTTGAGGGCCGAAAATAACAAAAAGTGCGGACCAATGCTTAATATCGACTTGTAAACTTCTACCTGCTATGACAATTTTGTGTACGAGATAGGTTATGCTAATGAGGAGGAATATGAAGCTTAAATGCCTGACTTTGGGATGCATATAGAAATAATTTTATATTTATACCCGAAAAAACTCGATTATTCGTTTTAAGGTCAACGAATTACAGCAACCCAAGACAAAAATGCAGGAAGGAAAGTTTGTGATAGATGATTGTGGAATATTCATTGGTTTGTCGTCAATGCCTATGCCTTTTACCAAAGGGAAGGCTTTTTACGAAAAAAAAATCAGGGAAGGTATTTTTAACCGATATCGACGAACGGTGTTGGAATATGCTTTTAGTAAAGCTCAGGATGATCCTGAATACTTAGAAAACTTTGAGCGATACTTTTACCAAACGCGGGCTTATTACCTTTTTGGCGCCTATGAACTAGCGGTGCTGGCCCTGGTAGATGATTTTAAATTAGGGAATAAAACCTTTCACCCATATAGTTACCTTTCTGAGGGGCTGGTATCTGACGAAGAGCGGGACGGCCTTGAGCCGGAGACCTTTACGTTCCATACCATGACAGGTATTTCGGCGGGGGGAAATACAATGACCGCCTCTAATCTTAATCCTTCCTTGATCCAGCGATCGTTGGATACCTTCATGAGGCCAAGCAAGGAGCGTTCTCATTATCCATTTATTGGTATTTGCGCTTTAAAAATCAACAATGCCTTATTGATT containing:
- a CDS encoding aldo/keto reductase; the protein is MLYTTLGNTDLKVSKICLGTMTFGEQNTEAEGHEQLDYALEQGINFIDTAELYAVPSNKNNQGNTERIIGTWIKSRKNRSQYILATKVTGPSDGLTYIRNPLRFNREQITTAIEQSLQRLQTDYVDLYQLHWPERRTNFFGKRGFKFSESDPWEDNFQDILEVMQDLVTQGKIRHFGVSNETPWGVMNFLRQADQYDLPRIRSIQNPYSLLNRTFETGLAEMAIREQVGLLAYSPMAFGRLSGKYIKGTDEPNSRLNQFKVMSRYNRENALKATEAYLKIAEDNGLSLAQMSLAFVNQQAFLTSNIIGATNMTQLKENIASINITLSNDTLKAIEEVHEGNPNPAP